In Zingiber officinale cultivar Zhangliang chromosome 6A, Zo_v1.1, whole genome shotgun sequence, a single genomic region encodes these proteins:
- the LOC121994865 gene encoding uncharacterized protein LOC121994865 — MSHQGHTREPGEAREAENRGNAVIRDIGMISGGPTDRDSGRARKSHERRLEIHAVGCSQEQAAGPVISFRPQDLEGLDLPHDDALIIKAIIANSRVARVFVDTGSSAAVSTFHQKIKFPVGDQVGEVRGEQRVSERCYIDMIKVEARKAQRTQDGAVHAIQEEPLPIAEEPITWEEVQLYPEHPERVKPEVAEHKLHLLPDAQLVKQKKRNFSDDQNKIIKAEVDQLRKVGHVREVQFPSCLSNVVLVAKPNNKWRVCIDFRDLNKAIPKDCYPLPRIDQLVDSTAGYERIYILDAYQGYHQIPLAVEDQEKASFITADGTFCYTVMAFGLRNAGATYQRMMDKIFREQARRNVEVYIDDILIKSPLAANLITDVEKTCDTLQQYGLKLNPLKCLFEAKGGKFFGYLVTERGIEVNPEKVRALWDMKAPQSLKNAQKLVDRITTLTRFISKSADKVAPFFKVLRKASKFQWDEEYTRAFEELKKYLETLPSLFKLVTGEPIWVYLSTTPEAVGRHLLKGAESRYTALEKMVYGLQVTGNFEINCDKLQVYREAYEKMKEEFKEVTVSKIPKAENGRTDELAKMASSLTTWGTLPIDLEQARLVRKRTHAYTMVGDQLYKRAFSRPLLKYISIEEADQAFTSVAYPQSNGQIKVINREIVRGLKVKLDHVGGDWVEELQSVLWTYRTTPRESTGLTSFHLVYGSEAVVPVEIGVPSTRRMLYDKENAERRLAELDLITETREQTAAQLFVYRQRMRQNYDKKVVPRFFGDEDLVWKRVKPVGDVTKLAPQWDGPYKVIKKLASGAYYLQDDQGRSLERPWSANYLRPYRT; from the exons ATGTCGCATCAAGGGCACACTAGGGAGCCAGGAGAGGCTCGTGAGGCCGAGAACAGAGGCAACGCGGTCATCCGAGACATAGGCATGATCTCCGGAGGTCCTACTGACAGAGATTCAGGTCGGGCGCGCAAGTCTCATGAGCGCCGGCTGGAGATTCATGCTGTAGGGTGTAGCCAGGAGCAAGCTGCTGGTCCAGTCATCAGCTTCAGACCGCAGGACCTGGAAGGACTAGATCTGCCCCATGATGATGCTCTCATCATCAAAGCCATTATAGCCAATAGCCGAGTGGCCAGAGTCTTCGTGGATACTGGTAGCTCT GCGGCGGTTTCTACatttcatcagaagatcaaattcccggtcggcGATCAAGTCGGGGAAGTTAGGGGAGAACAACGGGTCTCTGAGAGATGCTACATTGACATGATCAAAGTAGAAGCTCGCAAAGCACAGAGGACTCAGGATGGGGCTGTGCACGCCATCCAAGAAGAGCCCCTGCCCATAGCTGAAGAACCCATTACCTGGGAGGAAGTCCAGCTATATCCTGAACATCCAGAGA GGGTCAAGCCTGAAGTGGCGGAGCACAAGTTGCATCTCCTGCCTGATGCCCAACTTGTAAAGCAAAAGAAGAGAAATTTTTCGGATgaccaaaataaaattatcaaagctGAAGTGGACCAGCTCAGGAAAGTAGGGCATGTTCGAGAAGTACAATTCCCGTCCTGTCTTTCCAATGTGGTCTTAGTAGCCAAGCCTAATaataaatggagggtctgcatagacttccgggatctcaacaaagccatCCCTAAAGATTGCTATCCCCTGCCTAGAattgatcagctggtggactcaaCTGCTGGCTACGAAAGAATCTACAtactggatgcttatcaggggtacCATCAAATCCCCCTGGCCgtggaagaccaagagaaggccAGTTTCATTAcggctgatggtactttctgctaCACCGTCATGGCTTTTGGGCTCAGGAATGCCGGAGCTACTTATCAGaggatgatggacaagatcttccgGGAGCAGGCCAGGCGCAATGTGGAAGtttatatagatgacatactcatcaaatctCCCTTAGCTGCAAATCTGATAACCGATGTAGAAAAGACCTGCGACACCCTGCAACAGTATGGGTTGAAGTTAAATCCCTTGAAATGCCTATTTGAAGCTAAGGGAGGGAAGTTCTTCGGCTATCTCGTCACTGAGCGAGGAATCGAAGTCAACCCAGAAAAGGTCCGAGCACTCTGGGATATGAAGGCTCCCCAGAGTTTGAAGAATGCCCAGAAGCTGGTCGACAGGATAACAACCCTAACCCGTTTTATCTCCAAGTCAGCAGACAAAgtggcgcccttcttcaaagttctCCGAAAAGCTtctaagttccaatgggatgaagaatacACACGGgcctttgaagagttaaagaaGTATTTGGAGACCTTGCCCTCTTTATTCAAGCTTGTCACTGGAGAACCAATCTGGGTTTACCTCTCTACcacccctgaggccgtggggCG tcatctattaaagGGAGCTGAGTCTCGATACACAGCTCTAGAAAAGATGGTCTATGGATTG CAAGTAACTGGCAACTTTGAGATCAATTGCGACAAGCTGCAAGTATACCGGGAggcttatgagaagatgaaagaagAGTTCAAGGAGGTCACGGTCAGCAAGATTCCCAAAGCAGAAAATGGCAGAACTGATGAATTAGCCAAAATGGCCAGTTCTTTAACTACCTGG GGCACCTTGCCAATAGACCTGGAACAGGCGCGGCTGGTCAGGAAAAGGACTCATGCCTACACCATGGTAGGAGATCAACTATACAAGCGGGCGTTCTCTAGGCCTTTACTCAAATATATCAGCATAGAAGAGGCAGATCAG gccttcacctctgtagcatatCCACAAAGTAATGGGCAGATCAAGGTTATCAATAGAGAAATCGTACGAGGACTTAAAGTGaagctggatcatgtcggaggagATTGGGTGGAGGAGCTGCAAAGTGTTCTCTGGACGTACCGTACGACACCTCGGGAAAGCACAGGTCTTACTTCGTTCCACCTGGTCTACGGCAGTGAAGCAGTGGTACCTGTGGAGATCGGGGTGCCTTCAACTAGAAGAATGCTATATGACAAAGAGAACGCCGAGCGACGACTGGCCGAGCTGGATCTCATTACTGAAACTCGCGAACAAACAGCAGCCCAGCTATTTGTTTATCGACAAAGGATGAGGCAGAATTATGACAAGAAGGTGGTTCCTCGCTTCTTCGGAGACGAAGACCTGGTCTGGAAGCGAGTAAAACCTGTGGGAGACGTAACTAAGCTAGCACCTCAATGGGATGGGCCCTACAAAGTTATTAAAAAGTTAGCATCAGGCGCATACTACTTGCAGGATGACCAAGGTAGGAGTCTAGAGCGGCCCTGGAGCGCTAACTACCTTCGACCTTATCGCACCTAG
- the LOC121994866 gene encoding sal-like protein 3, whose amino-acid sequence MAEDDSDLAMIQESLHLTTDYQLRAPRPTEHPSSPPKGFFTPNSIRVICSMIILCWVYKISLTAQLFHHFYSLKRSELGVFMVQSRPTNWRSTHPSSFELYDHTHHPTSHTASEKIQGVQLLLFVILQEGFLHFFGLSPAPAEIGAPFEAAMFRAYSKGFARMPSDLLKAVGEEVEKGLTTPSATSSHEIASAGEHSESSTPLLLPAGPSEAIPAALEPVEEERAPSPPLDKRLRLKRKHKRVAPAASSSPLPPLGQTSKAQQDQDQATIKSLQAYLHKAQTEASTLKQEKALALASTEKVKVELVEYRSGEGDRLEAYRISYIKSPLFQKKIGPSIRPTPRPPSGLDDIPSASPSFQAASRASWQAHLATEPTRTATPPARRSCSPPGDSNSDDQPLRFRRRCIQLEPDLDAGGAGRPSAGGVSHPSAGGAAGDTSHPFADPVPRSPILPAPTPSPTTAADPPATCAQEQAAPPSSEPVHTPFQVSGDTAGPSATPLPDESRPGPSHPAAFPPTASAPQLQGLSYR is encoded by the exons ATGGCGGAAG ATGATAGCGACCTAGCCATGATTCAAGAAAGCCTGCACCTTACGACTGATTACCAGCTGCGTGCTCCCAGACCGACTGAGCACCCTTCTTCCCCTCCCAAGGGCTtt TTTACACCCAACTCTATTCGTGTTATTTGCAGCATGATTATCCTCTGTTGGGTGTACAAGATCTCCCTGACCGCCCAACTCTTCCACCACTTTTATTCTCTGAAACGCTCTGAGCTCGGTGTGTTCATGGTGCAATCCCGG CCGACTAATTGGCGTTCCACTCATCCTTCCTCCTTTGAATTGTACGATCATACCCATCATCCTACCTCTCACACTGCCTCCGAGAAGATACAGGGAGTCCAACTTCTCCTCTTTGTGATACTGCAAGAAGGTTTTTTGCACTTCTTCGGACTCAGCCCGGCCCCCGCAGAAATAGGAGCTCCATTTG AGGCTGCTATGTTCCGAGCCTACTCTAAGGGATTCGCCCGAATGCCCAGTGATCTTCTGAAGGCTGTGGGTGAGGAGGTTGAGAAGGGCTTGACTACCCCTTCGGCTACTTCCTCTCATGAAATCGCAAGCGCGGGGGAACATTCAGAGTCCTCCACCCCACTGCTTCTGCCAGCGGGCCCTTCTGAAGCTATCCCTGCAGCTCTGGAGCCCGTCGAGGAAGAGCgggctccctctcctcctctagaCAAACGCCTGCGACTTAAGCGCAAGCATAAGAGAGTCGCTCCTGCGGCCTCTTCTTCTCCGCTTCCTCCCCTCGGACAGACCTCCAAG GCTCAGCAAGATCAGGACCAGGCCACCATTAAGTCCCTTCAGGCATATCTCCACAAAGCACAGACGGAGGCGTCCACCTTAAAGCAAGAGAAGGCACTGGCCCTGGCCTCTACAGAGAAAGTGAAGGTGGAACTGGTGGAGTACAGATCAGGTGAAGGCGATCGTCTCGAAGCTTATCGAATTTCTTATATCAAGTCTCCCTTGTTCCAGAAGAAGATAG GACCCTCCATCCGACCGACCCCTCGGCCTCCTTCAGGATTAGATGATATTCCCTCCGCCAGTCCTTCCTTTCAAGCAGCTTCACGGGCATCCTGGCAGGCCCACCTTGCCACTGAACCTACCAGAACGGCTACCCCTCCAGCCCGACGATCTTGCTCTCCTCCTGGAGACTCAAATTCGGATGACCAACCCTTGAGATTCCGCAGAAGGTGCATTCAACTAGAACCAGACCTGGATGCTGGAGGCGCTGGTCGCCCCTCTGCTGGAGGAGTTAGCCACCCATCTGCTGGAGGCGCTGCTGGAGACACTAGCCACCCATTTGCTGATCCAGTTCCCCGATCCCCCATTCTTCCTGCACCGACCCCCAGTCCTACGACTGCTGCAGATCCTCCTGCCACATGTGCACAGGAACAGGCTGCACCTCCTTCCTCTGAGCCTGTCCATACTCCTTTCCAAGTGTCGGGTGACACGGCAGGTCCTTCAGCTACCCCCCTGCCGGATGAATCACGACCAGGTCCATCTCACCCTGCTGCCTTCCCCCCTACGGCCTCAGCTCCACAGCTGCAAGGTCTCTCTTACCGCTAA